One Nicotiana tomentosiformis chromosome 4, ASM39032v3, whole genome shotgun sequence genomic window carries:
- the LOC104106661 gene encoding protein ESSENTIAL FOR POTEXVIRUS ACCUMULATION 1 isoform X2, with protein MGDKTEFDSPHNQISKDVQGPNNSIPLSPQWLLPKPGESKAGIVTGDNHLGTHPGYAIHSELAKFPGMGDDAHDNQKKKDVFRPSVLDMEPGRRDRWRDEERDTNSAVRRDRWREGDKELGEGRKVERWSDSSGRNHGEGRRVPGERWTDSGNRESNHDQRRESKWNTRWGPDEKEGDAVREKWSNPSKDAEMHLEKGSPGLAFSGKDEREGDHYRPWRSTSHGRGRAESLHQGSTPNKQVPTFSHGRGREDGATTTFSLGRGRALSGVSPVNKGSPHLQSFGSFSEKAESVSSPLQYSRIKMLDVYRVIDMRSCSKFSDGIVQVPSLTQDEPLEPLALCAPSPEELGILKGIDKGDVLSSGAPQVTKDGTLGRNSTDYTQARRNKLGSREDLSLDDSREESIDNAKEDNILHRESESVNRDPSTPGHTPGLHGGIWRSPSIGARSHMVANDARERPSDVRPKTSDIGWLQSQKDKNTEWERDFTDPSYAKDEGSKWQFGDPVLKRQLSAVMDKELETRKLSQSSPEDLVLLYKDPQGAIQGPFSGSDIIGWFEAGYFGIDLQVRLAAALPDSPFSLLGDVMPHLRAKARPPPGFGAPKPNADAPGGLNLSSFTKLHAGSTEIDKLKTELNCKHSATEAENRFLESLMSGKVSHAPLDKFAQSEGIPAYAANSTGAVPPIVAEGGDNLYLLAKNMSLERQRSLPKPFPLWPGRDAPSVVPNVDNVQDPLPHSKLPFMAEHVRQHPHNQNVDLLSLLQGVPDRSAGISGGVSGWSNFPVQGGLESLQERMDMHQGQSMPPQSAFGMQQQRLHPQSPPMTNLLGQAMDNTSNILATEKLLSSGVQDPQLLNLLQQQYLMQLQSQAALGGPQQLSLLDKLLMLKQQQQQQQQQKQEEQQLMLRQQQQLLSQVLSDPHPHQRFGEQPYGKLPTPGISVGIATVDPTRFQPSPNLFSMNTQVQHPVMEEAHASNFVLPPSISQDVTQIGSSETSSLHLPHQMFGDASSQRSWGFVEQSDDIQQKVPRMATAMIDPSSHASKHPLGAENNEPLAVTTSEIASHFPLVEQVEKSVIPPPPPAVDNDLHQKNKLESPPAAIPSEPQVERDPNNGLSVTKELKSVETREVKKSSEKKSKKQKSTKGQASDLTKGASKSQPSKPLQSDAVIASDAKSDAQSVSGEKTTAVGPEKRDSKTEVAFADVVDEYPGQKALSAHATVETKGETGQIPPVSQFNTQVQSGQRAWKPAPGFKPKSLLEIQEEEQRRAQAEIAITEVATSLSSLSVSTAWAGVVTNSDHKLVRDTQQDAADNDLSMNNSDVSLNQKSKNNSDVSLNQKSKNNSDVSLNQKSKKSHLHEVLADNTSAKSGERERDFPDMTFVPPSVPVNDDDNFIEAKDTKKSRKKSAKSKGAGAKVSVPIAASEVSVGSSPIDKVKSSRQVQPDKEVLPAIPSGPSLGDFVVWKGEATSPAPIPAPAWFTDSGKLSKPTSLRDILKEQEKKVSSGQQHIPVPTQKSVPNAPARVGGPSWSATGSSPAKTAAPIQIHSQAGANSKNKVDDDLFWGPVDHPKQETKQSEFPQLGNQGSWGSKTTPVKGNPGGSLSRQKSVSSKPTERLLSSSPASAHSSLKGKKDALTKHSEAMDFREWCENECDRLIGTRDTSFLEFCFKQSKSEAEVLLIENLGSYDPDHEFIDKFLNYKDFLPGDVFEMAFQGRNVRKVTGVNARDVTSDSVGFDQGNSSVQDGATKGGKKKGKKGKKVNLSELGFNVVSNRIMMGEIQTVED; from the exons ATGGGTGACAAAACTGAATTCGATTCTCCCCATAACCAGATCTCCAAAG ATGTGCAAGGACCCAACAATTCCATCCCACTTTCACCGCAGTGGCTCCTGCCAAAGCCAGGGGAGAGTAAGGCTGGGATAGTTACCGGG GACAACCATCTCGGTACGCATCCCGGTTATGCTATTCATTCAGAGTTAGCGAAATTTCCAGGGATGGGTGACGATGCACATGATAATCAAAAGAAGAAAGATGTTTTTAGGCCATCTGTGCTCGATATGGAACCCGGTCGACGGGACCGCTGGCGTGATGAAGAAAGGGACACCAATTCTGCTGTTCGAAGGGACCGCTGGAGGGAGGGAGATAAGGAGCTTGGTGAGGGCCGCAAGGTGGAACGCTGGTCTGACTCTTCTGGCAGAAATCATGGAGAAGGACGACGTGTTCCAGGTGAAAGATGGACTGATTCTGGAAATAGGGAAAGCAATCACGATCAGCGTCGAGAGAGCAAGTGGAACACGCGCTGGGGGCCTGATGAGAAGGAAGGTGATGCTGTGCGTGAGAAATGGAGCAACCCTAGCAAAGATGCTGAGATGCATCTTGAAAAGGGGTCTCCAGGTCTTGCCTTTTCTGGAAAGGATGAGAGAGAGGGTGACCACTATCGGCCATGGAGATCTACGTCTCACGGCCGAGGAAGGGCAGAATCTCTTCATCAGGGTTCAACGCCAAACAAACAGGTTCCTACATTTTCTCATGGCCGTGGACGTGAAGATGGGGCCACCACTACTTTTTCTCTTGGTAGAGGTCGTGCTCTCTCTGGAGTGAGCCCCGTGAATAAAGGCTCTCCTCATTTGCAGTCATTTGGATCATTCTCAGAGAAAGCTGAAAGTGTGTCCTCTCCTTTACAATATAGCCGGATAAAAATGCTTGATGTGTATAGAGTGATAGACATGCGGTCCTGTAGCAAGTTTTCAGATGGGATTGTGCAAGTTCCTTCACTTACACAAGACGAACCTCTGGAACCTCTCGCATTATGTGCACCCAGTCCTGAGGAATTG GGTATCTTGAAGGGAATTGATAAGGGGGATGTTCTGAGTAGTGGAGCTCCGCAGGTTACGAAAGATGGAACATTAGGTAGAAACTCAACTGATTATACGCAAGCAAGGCGTAACAAACTAG GTAGCAGAGAAGATTTATCACTTGATGATTCAAGAGAAGAAAGTATTGACAATGCCAAAG AAGACAATATTCTTCATAGAGAAAGCGAGTCTGTCAATAGAGATCCAAGCACACCCGGACACACACCTGGTCTCCATGGTGGCATATGGCGGTCTCCTTCAATTGGTGCACGTTCACATATGGTGGCTAATGATGCTAGGGAAAGGCCATCTGATGTCAGGCCAAAAACATCTGACATTGGTTGGCTACAGAGCCAGAAGGATAAGAATACAGAATGGGAAAGAGATTTCACAGATCCCTCTTATGCCAAAGATGAAGGATCTAAATGGCAGTTTGGAGATCCTGTTCTCAAAAGGCAATTGTCTGCAGTCATGGACAAAGAGTTGGAAACGAGGAAACTTTCACAGTCATCTCCGGAGGACCTAGTTCTATTATACAAAGATCCACAAGGTGCAATTCAAGGTCCTTTCTCAGGTAGTGATATTATTGGATGGTTTGAGGCTGGATATTTTGGCATAGATTTGCAAGTTCGATTAGCTGCTGCACTGCCTGATTCACCATTTTCTCTGCTGGGGGATGTTATGCCCCACTTACGTGCTAAGGCTCGGCCACCACCTGGATTTGGAGCACCAAAGCCAAATGCAGATGCTCCAGGGGGGTtgaacctgagcagcttcacaaAACTTCATGCAGGTTCAACTGAGATTGATAAGTTAAAGACTGAACTGAATTGCAAGCATTCAGCAACGGAGGCTGAGAATAGATTCTTGGAATCGCTGATGTCTGGCAAAGTGAGCCATGCACCGCTTGACAAGTTTGCTCAGTCTGAAG GTATTCCGGCTTATGCTGCAAATAGTACTGGTGCCGTTCCTCCTATTGTAGCTGAAGGTGGAGATAATCTGTATCTCTTGGCTAAAAATATGTCTCTTGAGAGGCAGAGATCTCTACCAAAGCCTTTTCCTCTTTGGCCTGGGAGAGATGCACCATCtgttgttccaaatgtggatAATGTTCAGGATCCTTTGCCTCATTCAAAACTGCCTTTTATGGCTGAACATGTTCGTCAGCATCCCCATAATCAGAATGTTGATTTATTGTCTCTACTTCAGGGTGTACCAGACAGATCAGCTGGCATTAGTGGCGGTGTTAGTGGATGGTCTAATTTCCCCGTCCAAGGGGGATTAGAATCGCTTCAGGAAAGGATGGATATGCATCAAGGTCAGAGTATGCCCCCTCAATCTGCGTTTGGAATGCAACAACAAAGGCTACACCCGCAGAGTCCACCTATGACCAACTTACTAGGCCAAGCCATGGATAATACTTCCAACATTTTGGCTACTGAGAAGCTACTTTCATCTGGAGTTCAAGATCCACAGTTGCTAAATCTATTGCAACAACAGTACTTGATGCAGCTACAGTCTCAGGCAGCACTAGGAGGACCACAGCAATTGTCATTGTTAGACAAGTTGTtgatgctcaagcagcagcagcagcagcagcagcagcagaaaCAGGAGGAACAGCAACTAATGTTGCGCCAGCAGCAGCAGTTGCTCTCGCAGGTGCTGTCTGATCCGCATCCTCATCAGCGATTTGGCGAACAACCTTATGGCAAGTTGCCAACTCCTGGCATATCTGTGGGAATTGCTACTGTGGATCCTACTCGTTTCCAGCCTTCACCTAATTTGTTTTCAATGAATACACAAGTACAACATCCAGTCATGGAAGAAGCTCATGCATCAAACTTTGTCTTGCCCCCAAGCATTTCTCAGGATGTCACCCAAATAGGTAGTTCTGAGACCTCATCGCTGCACTTGCCACATCAAATGTTTGGAGATGCTTCCAGTCAGAGGAGTTGGGGTTTTGTGGAACAAAGTGATGATATTCAACAAAAGGTCCCAAGGATGGCAACAGCCATGATTGACCCATCATCACATGCCAGCAAACATCCCCTAGGCGCAGAAAACAACGAGCCTCTAGCCGTCACCACTTCTGAAATTGCCTCTCATTTTCCACTTGTTGAGCAAGTAGAAAAGTCTGTtataccaccaccaccaccagctGTTGATAATGACTTGCATCAGAAAAACAAACTTGAATCACCGCCAGCTGCAATTCCCTCGGAGCCGCAGGTTGAAAGAGATCCAAACAATGGGCTGTCTGTCACAAAGGAACTGAAAAGTGTTGAAACACGGGAAGTAAAAAAATCATCTGAAAAGAAGTCGAAGAAGCAAAAGTCCACTAAGGGGCAAGCTTCTGACTTAACGAAGGGAGCTTCTAAGTCGCAGCCATCAAAGCCCTTGCAATCTGATGCCGTGATTGCTTCTGATGCCAAATCTGATGCACAATCTGTTTCAGGCGAAAAAACTACAGCTGTAGGCCCAGAAAAAAGAGATAGCAAAACTGAAGTAGCTTTTGCTGATGTTGTGGACGAATATCCAGGGCAAAAAGCATTGTCTGCTCACGCAACTGTGGAGACAAAAGGTGAAACAGGGCAAATTCCACCAGTTTCACAGTTCAACACCCAAGTACAGTCTGGACAGCGAGCTTGGAAACCTGCTCCTGGTTTCAAGCCAAAGTCTTTGTTGGAAATTCAAGAGGAAGAGCAGAGGAGAGCACAAGCAGAAATAGCTATTACGGAGGTTGCCACATCCCTCAGTTCCTTGAGTGTGTCTACTGCATGGGCTGGGGTTGTTACTAATTCAGATCATAAATTAGTTAGAGATACTCAGCAAGATGCTGCCGACAATGATTTGAGTATGAACAATTCAGATGTTTCTCTCAACCAAAAGAGTAAGAACAATTCAGATGTTTCTCTCAACCAAAAGAGTAAGAACAATTCAGATGTTTCTCTCAACCAAaagagtaagaaaagtcatttgCATGAAGTACTGGCTGACAACACTTCGGCCAAGTCAGGCGAAAGAGAGAGAGATTTTCCTGATATGACATTTGTTCCACCTTCTGTACCTGTAAACGACGATGACAACTTCATTGAAGCTAAAGACACTAAAAAGAGCCGCAAAAAATCTGCAAAATCTAAGGGTGCAGGAGCAAAGGTCTCAGTGCCCATTGCTGCTTCGGAAGTCTCTGTTGGATCAAGTCCTATTGACAAAGTCAAGAGCTCGCGCCAGGTACAACCAGACAAGGAAGTACTACCTGCTATACCATCTGGTCCTTCGCTAGGAGATTTTGTTGTTTGGAAAGGTGAGGCTACAAGTCCTGCTCCTATTCCTGCTCCAGCATGGTTTACTGACTCTGGGAAACTCTCAAAACCCACATCTTTAAGGGACATCCTAAAGGAACAAGAAAAAAAGGTCTCTTCTGGACAGCAGCATATACCAGTGCCAACTCAGAAATCTGTGCCAAATGCACCTGCCAGAGTGGGTGGTCCATCATGGTCTGCCACTGGTTCGTCGCCTGCCAAAACTGCAGCTCCTATTCAGATTCACTCACAAGCTGGCGCTAATTCAAAGAATAAAGTGGATGACGATCTGTTCTGGGGCCCAGTAGATCATCCTAAGCAAGAGACAAAACA GTCTGAATTTCCTCAGCTTGGAAATCAAGGCAGTTGGGGAAGCAAGACCACACCAGTGAAAGGAAATCCTGGTGGTTCATTGAGCAGGCAAAAGTCTGTTAGCAGTAAGCCCACAGAGCGTTTACTATCATCGTCTCCTGCATCAGCTCACTCGTCCCTGAAAGGGAAGAAGGATGCTCTAACAAAGCATTCAG AAGCAATGGATTTCAGAGAATGGTGTGAGAATGAATGTGATAGGCTCATTGGTACAAGAG ATACCAGCTTTCTGGAGTTCTGTTTCAAGCAATCCAAATCAGAGGCTGAAGTGCTTCTAATTGAGAATCTTGGCTCTTATGATCCTGATCATGAGTTCATTGACAAGTTCCTCAACTATAAAgactttttgcctggggatgttTTTGAGATGGCCTTCCAGGGTCGGAATGTTCGGAAGGTCACTGGTGTaaatgccagagatgtgacttcTGACAGCGTTGGATTTGACCAGGGTAATTCAAGTGTGCAGGATGGGGCCACAAAAGGAGGAAAGAAGAAGGGTAAGAAGGGGAAGAAGGTTAACCTTTCAGAGTTGGGCTTCAATGTGGTTAGTAACCGGATAATGATGGGAGAGATTCAGACTGTGGAAGATTAG
- the LOC104106661 gene encoding protein ESSENTIAL FOR POTEXVIRUS ACCUMULATION 1 isoform X3: protein MGDKTEFDSPHNQISKDVQGPNNSIPLSPQWLLPKPGESKAGIVTGDNHLGTHPGYAIHSELAKFPGMGDDAHDNQKKKDVFRPSVLDMEPGRRDRWRDEERDTNSAVRRDRWREGDKELGEGRKVERWSDSSGRNHGEGRRVPGERWTDSGNRESNHDQRRESKWNTRWGPDEKEGDAVREKWSNPSKDAEMHLEKGSPGLAFSGKDEREGDHYRPWRSTSHGRGRAESLHQGSTPNKQVPTFSHGRGREDGATTTFSLGRGRALSGVSPVNKGSPHLQSFGSFSEKAESVSSPLQYSRIKMLDVYRVIDMRSCSKFSDGIVQVPSLTQDEPLEPLALCAPSPEELGILKGIDKGDVLSSGAPQVTKDGTLGRNSTDYTQARRNKLGSREDLSLDDSREESIDNAKVEDNILHRESESVNRDPSTPGHTPGLHGGIWRSPSIGARSHMVANDARERPSDVRPKTSDIGWLQSQKDKNTEWERDFTDPSYAKDEGSKWQFGDPVLKRQLSAVMDKELETRKLSQSSPEDLVLLYKDPQGAIQGPFSGSDIIGWFEAGYFGIDLQVRLAAALPDSPFSLLGDVMPHLRAKARPPPGFGAPKPNADAPGGLNLSSFTKLHAGSTEIDKLKTELNCKHSATEAENRFLESLMSGKVSHAPLDKFAQSEGIPAYAANSTGAVPPIVAEGGDNLYLLAKNMSLERQRSLPKPFPLWPGRDAPSVVPNVDNVQDPLPHSKLPFMAEHVRQHPHNQNVDLLSLLQGVPDRSAGISGGVSGWSNFPVQGGLESLQERMDMHQGQSMPPQSAFGMQQQRLHPQSPPMTNLLGQAMDNTSNILATEKLLSSGVQDPQLLNLLQQQYLMQLQSQAALGGPQQLSLLDKLLMLKQQQQQQQQQKQEEQQLMLRQQQQLLSQVLSDPHPHQRFGEQPYGKLPTPGISVGIATVDPTRFQPSPNLFSMNTQVQHPVMEEAHASNFVLPPSISQDVTQIGSSETSSLHLPHQMFGDASSQRSWGFVEQSDDIQQKVPRMATAMIDPSSHASKHPLGAENNEPLAVTTSEIASHFPLVEQVEKSVIPPPPPAVDNDLHQKNKLESPPAAIPSEPQVERDPNNGLSVTKELKSVETREVKKSSEKKSKKQKSTKGQASDLTKGASKSQPSKPLQSDAVIASDAKSDAQSVSGEKTTAVGPEKRDSKTEVAFADVVDEYPGQKALSAHATVETKGETGQIPPVSQFNTQVQSGQRAWKPAPGFKPKSLLEIQEEEQRRAQAEIAITEVATSLSSLSVSTAWAGVVTNSDHKLVRDTQQDAADNDLSMNNSDVSLNQKSKNNSDVSLNQKSKNNSDVSLNQKSKKSHLHEVLADNTSAKSGERERDFPDMTFVPPSVPVNDDDNFIEAKDTKKSRKKSAKSKGAGAKVSVPIAASEVSVGSSPIDKVKSSRQVQPDKEVLPAIPSGPSLGDFVVWKGEATSPAPIPAPAWFTDSGKLSKPTSLRDILKEQEKKVSSGQQHIPVPTQKSVPNAPARVGGPSWSATGSSPAKTAAPIQIHSQAGANSKNKVDDDLFWGPVDHPKQETKQSEFPQLGNQGSWGSKTTPVKGNPGGSLSRQKSVSSKPTERLLSSSPASAHSSLKGKKDALTKHSDTSFLEFCFKQSKSEAEVLLIENLGSYDPDHEFIDKFLNYKDFLPGDVFEMAFQGRNVRKVTGVNARDVTSDSVGFDQGNSSVQDGATKGGKKKGKKGKKVNLSELGFNVVSNRIMMGEIQTVED, encoded by the exons ATGGGTGACAAAACTGAATTCGATTCTCCCCATAACCAGATCTCCAAAG ATGTGCAAGGACCCAACAATTCCATCCCACTTTCACCGCAGTGGCTCCTGCCAAAGCCAGGGGAGAGTAAGGCTGGGATAGTTACCGGG GACAACCATCTCGGTACGCATCCCGGTTATGCTATTCATTCAGAGTTAGCGAAATTTCCAGGGATGGGTGACGATGCACATGATAATCAAAAGAAGAAAGATGTTTTTAGGCCATCTGTGCTCGATATGGAACCCGGTCGACGGGACCGCTGGCGTGATGAAGAAAGGGACACCAATTCTGCTGTTCGAAGGGACCGCTGGAGGGAGGGAGATAAGGAGCTTGGTGAGGGCCGCAAGGTGGAACGCTGGTCTGACTCTTCTGGCAGAAATCATGGAGAAGGACGACGTGTTCCAGGTGAAAGATGGACTGATTCTGGAAATAGGGAAAGCAATCACGATCAGCGTCGAGAGAGCAAGTGGAACACGCGCTGGGGGCCTGATGAGAAGGAAGGTGATGCTGTGCGTGAGAAATGGAGCAACCCTAGCAAAGATGCTGAGATGCATCTTGAAAAGGGGTCTCCAGGTCTTGCCTTTTCTGGAAAGGATGAGAGAGAGGGTGACCACTATCGGCCATGGAGATCTACGTCTCACGGCCGAGGAAGGGCAGAATCTCTTCATCAGGGTTCAACGCCAAACAAACAGGTTCCTACATTTTCTCATGGCCGTGGACGTGAAGATGGGGCCACCACTACTTTTTCTCTTGGTAGAGGTCGTGCTCTCTCTGGAGTGAGCCCCGTGAATAAAGGCTCTCCTCATTTGCAGTCATTTGGATCATTCTCAGAGAAAGCTGAAAGTGTGTCCTCTCCTTTACAATATAGCCGGATAAAAATGCTTGATGTGTATAGAGTGATAGACATGCGGTCCTGTAGCAAGTTTTCAGATGGGATTGTGCAAGTTCCTTCACTTACACAAGACGAACCTCTGGAACCTCTCGCATTATGTGCACCCAGTCCTGAGGAATTG GGTATCTTGAAGGGAATTGATAAGGGGGATGTTCTGAGTAGTGGAGCTCCGCAGGTTACGAAAGATGGAACATTAGGTAGAAACTCAACTGATTATACGCAAGCAAGGCGTAACAAACTAG GTAGCAGAGAAGATTTATCACTTGATGATTCAAGAGAAGAAAGTATTGACAATGCCAAAG TAGAAGACAATATTCTTCATAGAGAAAGCGAGTCTGTCAATAGAGATCCAAGCACACCCGGACACACACCTGGTCTCCATGGTGGCATATGGCGGTCTCCTTCAATTGGTGCACGTTCACATATGGTGGCTAATGATGCTAGGGAAAGGCCATCTGATGTCAGGCCAAAAACATCTGACATTGGTTGGCTACAGAGCCAGAAGGATAAGAATACAGAATGGGAAAGAGATTTCACAGATCCCTCTTATGCCAAAGATGAAGGATCTAAATGGCAGTTTGGAGATCCTGTTCTCAAAAGGCAATTGTCTGCAGTCATGGACAAAGAGTTGGAAACGAGGAAACTTTCACAGTCATCTCCGGAGGACCTAGTTCTATTATACAAAGATCCACAAGGTGCAATTCAAGGTCCTTTCTCAGGTAGTGATATTATTGGATGGTTTGAGGCTGGATATTTTGGCATAGATTTGCAAGTTCGATTAGCTGCTGCACTGCCTGATTCACCATTTTCTCTGCTGGGGGATGTTATGCCCCACTTACGTGCTAAGGCTCGGCCACCACCTGGATTTGGAGCACCAAAGCCAAATGCAGATGCTCCAGGGGGGTtgaacctgagcagcttcacaaAACTTCATGCAGGTTCAACTGAGATTGATAAGTTAAAGACTGAACTGAATTGCAAGCATTCAGCAACGGAGGCTGAGAATAGATTCTTGGAATCGCTGATGTCTGGCAAAGTGAGCCATGCACCGCTTGACAAGTTTGCTCAGTCTGAAG GTATTCCGGCTTATGCTGCAAATAGTACTGGTGCCGTTCCTCCTATTGTAGCTGAAGGTGGAGATAATCTGTATCTCTTGGCTAAAAATATGTCTCTTGAGAGGCAGAGATCTCTACCAAAGCCTTTTCCTCTTTGGCCTGGGAGAGATGCACCATCtgttgttccaaatgtggatAATGTTCAGGATCCTTTGCCTCATTCAAAACTGCCTTTTATGGCTGAACATGTTCGTCAGCATCCCCATAATCAGAATGTTGATTTATTGTCTCTACTTCAGGGTGTACCAGACAGATCAGCTGGCATTAGTGGCGGTGTTAGTGGATGGTCTAATTTCCCCGTCCAAGGGGGATTAGAATCGCTTCAGGAAAGGATGGATATGCATCAAGGTCAGAGTATGCCCCCTCAATCTGCGTTTGGAATGCAACAACAAAGGCTACACCCGCAGAGTCCACCTATGACCAACTTACTAGGCCAAGCCATGGATAATACTTCCAACATTTTGGCTACTGAGAAGCTACTTTCATCTGGAGTTCAAGATCCACAGTTGCTAAATCTATTGCAACAACAGTACTTGATGCAGCTACAGTCTCAGGCAGCACTAGGAGGACCACAGCAATTGTCATTGTTAGACAAGTTGTtgatgctcaagcagcagcagcagcagcagcagcagcagaaaCAGGAGGAACAGCAACTAATGTTGCGCCAGCAGCAGCAGTTGCTCTCGCAGGTGCTGTCTGATCCGCATCCTCATCAGCGATTTGGCGAACAACCTTATGGCAAGTTGCCAACTCCTGGCATATCTGTGGGAATTGCTACTGTGGATCCTACTCGTTTCCAGCCTTCACCTAATTTGTTTTCAATGAATACACAAGTACAACATCCAGTCATGGAAGAAGCTCATGCATCAAACTTTGTCTTGCCCCCAAGCATTTCTCAGGATGTCACCCAAATAGGTAGTTCTGAGACCTCATCGCTGCACTTGCCACATCAAATGTTTGGAGATGCTTCCAGTCAGAGGAGTTGGGGTTTTGTGGAACAAAGTGATGATATTCAACAAAAGGTCCCAAGGATGGCAACAGCCATGATTGACCCATCATCACATGCCAGCAAACATCCCCTAGGCGCAGAAAACAACGAGCCTCTAGCCGTCACCACTTCTGAAATTGCCTCTCATTTTCCACTTGTTGAGCAAGTAGAAAAGTCTGTtataccaccaccaccaccagctGTTGATAATGACTTGCATCAGAAAAACAAACTTGAATCACCGCCAGCTGCAATTCCCTCGGAGCCGCAGGTTGAAAGAGATCCAAACAATGGGCTGTCTGTCACAAAGGAACTGAAAAGTGTTGAAACACGGGAAGTAAAAAAATCATCTGAAAAGAAGTCGAAGAAGCAAAAGTCCACTAAGGGGCAAGCTTCTGACTTAACGAAGGGAGCTTCTAAGTCGCAGCCATCAAAGCCCTTGCAATCTGATGCCGTGATTGCTTCTGATGCCAAATCTGATGCACAATCTGTTTCAGGCGAAAAAACTACAGCTGTAGGCCCAGAAAAAAGAGATAGCAAAACTGAAGTAGCTTTTGCTGATGTTGTGGACGAATATCCAGGGCAAAAAGCATTGTCTGCTCACGCAACTGTGGAGACAAAAGGTGAAACAGGGCAAATTCCACCAGTTTCACAGTTCAACACCCAAGTACAGTCTGGACAGCGAGCTTGGAAACCTGCTCCTGGTTTCAAGCCAAAGTCTTTGTTGGAAATTCAAGAGGAAGAGCAGAGGAGAGCACAAGCAGAAATAGCTATTACGGAGGTTGCCACATCCCTCAGTTCCTTGAGTGTGTCTACTGCATGGGCTGGGGTTGTTACTAATTCAGATCATAAATTAGTTAGAGATACTCAGCAAGATGCTGCCGACAATGATTTGAGTATGAACAATTCAGATGTTTCTCTCAACCAAAAGAGTAAGAACAATTCAGATGTTTCTCTCAACCAAAAGAGTAAGAACAATTCAGATGTTTCTCTCAACCAAaagagtaagaaaagtcatttgCATGAAGTACTGGCTGACAACACTTCGGCCAAGTCAGGCGAAAGAGAGAGAGATTTTCCTGATATGACATTTGTTCCACCTTCTGTACCTGTAAACGACGATGACAACTTCATTGAAGCTAAAGACACTAAAAAGAGCCGCAAAAAATCTGCAAAATCTAAGGGTGCAGGAGCAAAGGTCTCAGTGCCCATTGCTGCTTCGGAAGTCTCTGTTGGATCAAGTCCTATTGACAAAGTCAAGAGCTCGCGCCAGGTACAACCAGACAAGGAAGTACTACCTGCTATACCATCTGGTCCTTCGCTAGGAGATTTTGTTGTTTGGAAAGGTGAGGCTACAAGTCCTGCTCCTATTCCTGCTCCAGCATGGTTTACTGACTCTGGGAAACTCTCAAAACCCACATCTTTAAGGGACATCCTAAAGGAACAAGAAAAAAAGGTCTCTTCTGGACAGCAGCATATACCAGTGCCAACTCAGAAATCTGTGCCAAATGCACCTGCCAGAGTGGGTGGTCCATCATGGTCTGCCACTGGTTCGTCGCCTGCCAAAACTGCAGCTCCTATTCAGATTCACTCACAAGCTGGCGCTAATTCAAAGAATAAAGTGGATGACGATCTGTTCTGGGGCCCAGTAGATCATCCTAAGCAAGAGACAAAACA GTCTGAATTTCCTCAGCTTGGAAATCAAGGCAGTTGGGGAAGCAAGACCACACCAGTGAAAGGAAATCCTGGTGGTTCATTGAGCAGGCAAAAGTCTGTTAGCAGTAAGCCCACAGAGCGTTTACTATCATCGTCTCCTGCATCAGCTCACTCGTCCCTGAAAGGGAAGAAGGATGCTCTAACAAAGCATTCAG ATACCAGCTTTCTGGAGTTCTGTTTCAAGCAATCCAAATCAGAGGCTGAAGTGCTTCTAATTGAGAATCTTGGCTCTTATGATCCTGATCATGAGTTCATTGACAAGTTCCTCAACTATAAAgactttttgcctggggatgttTTTGAGATGGCCTTCCAGGGTCGGAATGTTCGGAAGGTCACTGGTGTaaatgccagagatgtgacttcTGACAGCGTTGGATTTGACCAGGGTAATTCAAGTGTGCAGGATGGGGCCACAAAAGGAGGAAAGAAGAAGGGTAAGAAGGGGAAGAAGGTTAACCTTTCAGAGTTGGGCTTCAATGTGGTTAGTAACCGGATAATGATGGGAGAGATTCAGACTGTGGAAGATTAG